A region from the Biomphalaria glabrata chromosome 14, xgBioGlab47.1, whole genome shotgun sequence genome encodes:
- the LOC129922699 gene encoding protein PF3D7_1417600-like — MRVTDITVTTPNINEMRVTDITVTTPNINEMRVTDITVTTPNINEMRVTDITVTTPNINEMRVTDITVTTPNINEMRVTDITVTTPNINEMRVTDITVTTPNINEMRVTDITVTTPNINEMRVTDITVTTPNINEMRVTDITVTTPNINEMRVTDITVTTPNINEMRVTDITVTTPNINEMRVTDITVTTPNINEMRVTDITV; from the coding sequence ATGAGAGTCACTGACATCACTGTGACTACaccaaatataaatgaaatgagAGTCACTGACATCACTGTGACTACaccaaatataaatgaaatgagAGTCACTGACATCACTGTGACTACaccaaatataaatgaaatgagAGTCACTGACATCACTGTGACTACaccaaatataaatgaaatgagAGTCACTGACATCACTGTGACTACaccaaatataaatgaaatgagAGTCACTGACATCACTGTGACTACaccaaatataaatgaaatgagAGTCACTGACATCACTGTGACTACaccaaatataaatgaaatgagAGTCACTGACATCACTGTGACTACaccaaatataaatgaaatgagAGTCACTGACATCACTGTCACTACaccaaatataaatgaaatgagAGTCACTGACATCACTGTGACTACaccaaatataaatgaaatgagAGTCACTGACATCACTGTGACTACaccaaatataaatgaaatgagAGTCACTGACATCACTGTGACTACaccaaatataaatgaaatgagAGTCACTGACATCACTGTGACTACaccaaatataaatgaaatgagAGTCACTGACATCACTGTGTGA